gtattataaacccggtttaaaacactaatattactattttcgtgtgtgttctaataagtattactatttactaaaaaaaaatagggatgtttatcccacattAGTTGTATGTGTCTAGTGTCCATTGTTTATAACCtcagtctacaactacaaaagttaggcttttttgtagttgtactctggttatataaacattaatattactattttcatgtgtgttctaataagtattactatttactaaaaaaaattaaaggatcaTTAAGATAATATTCTAATTATTAAATGGCTTAAAAATAGTCTTAAAACTCATAATTATCCTTAAATGAATCAAAAAAGTCGAGCTAAGACtgtacaaaattcaaaattgtagCTAAAATTTCTCAATATACAAGTGTTAATTGACACTTGGTCACAGAAACTAAGATATCGATTCATTTGATTGGAAAATGTGTCTAGACTCCttgtaaatttgaatttgggCGACTTTTATCTGCACAAAAATCAGTTTAAATGTACATAAGGAtaaaaacaatatcaaaaaCTCTTGAAATGATGGAAATGAGGGAGATTTAAACCCTTTAATCCCTTCACTCTTACAAATTACAATGGCCCCTTACTTCATTAAATTAAAGACCTCTGtttagaatttttcttcaaaattgaagactttctctttaaattttgaagaaatttcAGAAGAAAGAAGTGTTGCAGAAATTTCTAGAGAAAGCTTAGGAGAGACATTAGGTTGCTTAGTGCAAATCACTCTCCTTAGACTAGAAAAATCagacttatttaaaaaataactataaaacctATACTATATTATAAGTTAGGCAACGTTTCAAACTTATTTCATATCTAACAATTTGAGTCCAGTGGACTCGATTTACCCAGAAAGCTGATTTGGACAAAGTAGGAAATCGAGTTTATTGAACTCGGTTTCTATACATAGAAACCGAGTTCattgaactcgatttctatgtgcCCTCTCCTCTGATATTCACGTGTAGTCTGAGCTGGAAATCGAGCCTATTGGATTCGATTTCTATAAATGGTCCCTAGCACTCCACGTGTTGCCATGGGTCCCAGCTGGGACCTATTTTCCCTCTTTGTCCGTCTCACTACACTCTCAGACTCATACACCTCTCGGTTCTTCACGCCACTTTCTCAGTAAACTCACTCACACTCATCTCACACAAGTTCACAACATCTCAGGTATACAATTATGAttatttgctagtttttttatttaagaaaaattgacaacatattaggaaaagttatttatttatttattttttttgttagtgtaaatataatttagaacatattaggaaaagttatgtttttttttttttgttagtgtaaatattgtgattaatctATTTGTTGTAGTGATTAATCTATTTGGTgtagtgattaatttatttggtagtatattgtgattagttttattttttttgagagggtgattagtttatttggtagtatattgtgattagttttttttttttttttttttttttttttgagagggtgattagtttatttgttagtatatttgttgtagtgattaatttatttgttagtatagtgattaatttatttgttaaatattgtgattagtttatttgttagtatattgtgattatttgctagtttttttttttttttaaattaatattatgattaattataaaaagtGTAATCACGTTCATAGTATGCCTCATGTTATGTCCAAAAAACTAGTCATATCTTGAAATTGGTTTTGTTCAGtccttttattttgatagcTTGCATTTAATCATGACAAGTGAAACTATTTGAGTTTTGACATTAGTGCTCAATTGAATGATAAACTTGATTACTTACTGCCAAACTAATGTCTAAATATTTGGACACATTTATATAATATCATGAATctacttaagaaaaaatatatataatggatATTGTGAGGCCCTTGTGGATATGATGGGAACATTTAGTGCTAAATATTGTGATCAATTGTTAGGAATATTTAGTAATTTTAGGTCTTTATCATGGATATGAAATGGATTATGAGTTTGATACCTAAGATATTTGTAGTCTTGTTACCATAAATTATTTCAAGATATATTTATTTAAGATTTGTAACAGAGATTTCAATGGATAACTGGTtggtatataatatttttgttcatgAGAACTTATTTGAATGGGTTTTGAAAGTCATGCCCCTAGAatgatttggaattttaaaagaatatgaaattggtaatgACTATTTTTGTATGTGACCTAAGGTGAGTGTATGCAAATTTGGTTGAAATTAGTATTGTTGGCATTTCATACGAAAAGTTTTGTGATTGATGTTGATCGAGCggtataaatttgtcactaacaCTATAGCACTTGATGATCTATAGGTTGACAATgatccatataaatatatactacgGTGTACCCCTTAGCAATGTCAACCCTTATGACGGATTGATGTTTCAAGGTCCGGGTATCCAGTGCTACTATATGATGATACGCCGTAAGCTAAAGACCCTGAATGatttgaaagtaaaaattatgGAAGAATTCCAAGTGAACCTTACTTTGCATGACATACATATTACTTTCCGTTCTCCACATGATATTCTCAATCAATGCATTAATTACAGATATATGGTGATAACAGAGGACAAACATGTGAAATTTATGTTTAGTAAGATGGAAAAATGGGAAAAGGTAGCAGATTTTGAGTTGTACATCAGTTTGCAGTCGCGTGTGGAAGTTGGCGTAGAGGAAATTGTACAAACAACTACATCTCTACAGTTTGCATTCCTAGATGATTGATGCACCACATTGGGAGGCTATACACCCTCTTTTCAAGAGACACCAACAACAATTGAGAGCGAACCTGGAAATAGATATGAAGATCAATTTTGTACACATCGAGACGAATCCTCTACAGTTCCAGtagttgaagatgaagatgaagacgaAGATTGTATTGGGGAAGATATTGACGATAGAGATGAGTACGAAGAGAGGATTGAGAGAGACGACTTTGACAGGGGTGTTGATGACCATGAAATTACTCCAATTCCTCATGTTAATGATATGGCTGAATGTGCTGAAGATGATGCGGACGCTATTGTTAGAGTTCAACATGTTACAAATGCGACCCCCGTTTATGAACCTCCTGCCtcatcattttatgaaaatacttgggaaaatatggttgatcctgAAGTTGCTCAGCAAGCTTTTGGTTCTTCTTGGAATGCGGACATGAATTTTGCGAAATGGTTGATTTTTGCGAATAAAGAGGCGGTGAAACGTGCACTAACAATTTACGCCGCAAAGCATAACAGAAACATCGTGACTAGTAGGTCGACCAGAAGTAGATTGTCTGTGAAATGCGTCGATGAGTCATGCATATAGTATGTTGGGGCAGTCGAGAAGCCTGAACATGGACTATGGATGGTCACATCTTATAGGGGTCCTCATAGTTGTATACCCCTTGCCACGGCCCTtgatggtagaatgatggattgtaattttcttgcagCAGAATTTGTTTCATTGTTGCAAGAAAAACACACGGCAACAATTTATCACCTCAGAGATTTCATTAAAGGGAAGTATTATGGGCATAAGCTTTCTTACTATAAGATATGGGATGCAAAACAACGAGCTATTGCAAAGATATTCGGGGATTGGGAAGAGTCTTACCAAAAGTTGAGAAAGTTATTGTTGGCATACTTGGATCAAGAAACTGGCACCCGGTACTGGTGGCACACCATACCCAGGGACGAGTTCAGTGATACAATATTGTGCTATGTATTTTGGGCTTTCGCTCCATGCATTGAAGAATTCAAACATTGTAAGCCAGTGATCAGTATTGATGAGACTCATTTTTATGGTAAATATCGAGGAGTGTTGTTGATTGCAATGGTCACTGATGCCAACAACAAGGTTTTGCCTCTCGCCTTTGCCGTTGTGGACAAAGAGTCAAGGCCTAGTTGGAGGTGGTTTTTAGAACGCCTCAGGATCTCACTGGAAGATGTGATAGCAGATAAGGACATTTGCATAATTTCTGACTAACATAAGGGTATTCAAAACGCAATTGCAAACTGGCCTAGAGATGATGATGGACGACTACGAGTAGTTCACAGATGCACACCATACCCAGGGACGAGTTCGGTGATACAATATTGCGCTATGTATTTTGGGCTTTCGCTCCATGCATTGAAGAACTCAAACATTGTAAGCCAGTAATCAGTATTGATGGGACTCATTTGTATGGTAAATATCGAGGGGTGTTGTTGATTGCAATGGCCACTGATGCCAACAACAAGGTTTTGCCTCTCGCCTTTGCCGTTGTGGACAAAGAGTCAGGGCCTAGTTGGAGGTGGTTTTTAGAACGCCTCAGGATCTCACTGAAAGATGTGATAGCAGATAAGGACATTTGCATAATTTTTGACTAACATAAGGGTATTCAAAATGCAATTGCAAACTGGCCTAGAGATGATGATGGACGACTACGAGTAGTTCACagatattgccttcgacatgttgctagcaacttcaacacGCATTTTCAAGACGCCACTTTAAAGTCATTAGTCTTGAAAGCAGGGTATGCTACTCAGGAAGCTAAGTTTGAGTTGTACATGCAACTTATCAAGGAAGCCGAGATTGAGGCCCTTAGGAAGAAACAGAGAACCGAGTGGTAGGAAAATGAACCCGACTCATCCATCATGCCATACACATATCTAATGAAAGAGGATCTAGACATGTGGACCCAGCTACATGATGGTGGATACCGTTATAGGGTAATGACAACCAATGTCTCGGAGTGCTTCAATGGAGTACTGAAAGGTGTCCGTGGCCTACCCATTACTGCAATGGTTGAATTCACTCATTGCaaacttgttgcatatttcCATGATCGACACAAAGAAATTATTCATGATCTCTCATAGGGCAAGGTATGGAGTAAATATGTCTTAAAAATCTATAtacaaaacctacaaaaatcTCTTGGCCACCATATAAATGAGTTTAATTATGTGAATGGTATATATCAAGTAATTACTGCATACAACATCCATAGCTCTAGAGGGGGAcaccatagtcatgaagtaaacCTAATGGACAGAACATGTCGTTGTGGAAAGTGGCAAAATCGAaagatcccttgttcacatgcaattaaagCTCTTCAGCACTTGGGGCAAGATGCGACTACATATATTGACCCATGTTATAGTTTGAACAACGCCATTCGCACCTACTCACATGCATTTGTGGTGCCAAAGTTAGAGTCATTGTGGAGGGATGTGGACGGTCCAAAGTGGGTGCCTGACTCAAACCTGTTGCGGGGCAAAGGTCGACCTGTGGCATCTAGGATACGGAATGAGATGGATGGGGTTTGGCGAGAACCAGGAAGCCGGAGGCCAGATTCTGACTTGAGGGAGATTCAACAAAAGCAAAGCTGTGGACTGTGTCATCAACATGGGCATAACCGTAGAAGATGTCCACTTTCCCATGGGGCTTCGACAAGCAGTAATGATCCAAACTAGGTAAGTGATGCTTTTATATAAAATGCCATGATTGTATCAATTAGCCAAGTTGCGTAGATTAGTACCTATGTTTTGGCTTTTGGTATCTAACgacaatatttgaatttttgtcagGCATGTAGATACTTGATTTTGGAATGGCATTGTAGATGTAAATTGGGGTTCTCTTTATTGTGTATTTGAACTTACTATTGGGTTGTATCGGCATtgacctttattttttttatcactgaATGAACTTGTAATCGAAGTATTCTATATCCAATGTACCTGTTTCTAGATTGTGATATTATGAATGTTCAATTAGTTGTTAATTATTTCCATTCTAGCTAGAGACTACATAGATGGCAATCCCAAAGAAACGGACATGTACTTTAACACAAGTAGCTTAAGCTTGAAGGTGCCAGAGGGTTCAAAAGAAATGTTGGTGAAGAACCTTTACTTATCTTGTGATCCTTACATGCGAGGCATTAAGGCCAAAATCCTAGATCGCCTTTTTTATTCCTTTGCTCCCTATTCAGTAAGCTCATGCTCATAGCTCACTGACTCACTGTCTTTCTCTTGCATAACATATGTATGCCTGGTATGACTGCTTATGTTGGTTTCTATGAACTTTGCTCAccaaagaaaggagaatatgtTTTTGTCTCATCAGCATTTGGTGCAGTTGGCCAACTAGTTGGGCAATTGGCCAAATTGATGGGTTGTTATGTTGTTGGAAGTGCTGGAAGCAAAGAAAAGGTACATCAACCTTACTTGGaatcttcattaaaatatttgaagaagaaaagtactAGGTATGCATTGTTTTGACAGGTGCTACCAagaatatcatttttattcaataattcaatTAGATATTTGTCACAACAATAAAGTACACATAAGTTGATTTTCTGATTATATCATCACCTTTTACTAACGTCCATTTTGAATGAATTTGAAACAATAGTATATAGTTTGTTCTTAATTCGAACTGATTTTGCAGGTTtgatcttttttgttttcctcctTCAATgagttgttatttatttgtctCTAGTTAGACATTTAaagtattttaacacaaatTTGCATAATATTCTGAAATCTTATTCAAAATCTCCTAGTCCTCACCCTGttgtatgattttattatttggacCAAAATTTTAAGCTACTATGCATGCTTAATGTCTGTTTTAAAGCAGGGGATATAGAAACATGCACACACCTTTTAATCATGAAATTACAACACTTGTCCTGCTTTTATCTGAACAAGGTTGATATACTAAAGAGCAAGTTTGGATTCGATGAGGCTTTCAATTATAAGGAAGAGCATGACTTGGATGCAGCTCTAAAAAGGTCGGTGGAAAATTTGCATATAAATAAtctaaaagaaattaatgaagcaaaatttttcattattagcTGTGAGCCAAAATTGCACTGCATTCACTAATTTATTCATGGTGACTGCAAATTGTAAAACATTAAAGAATAAACGTTGGCAGAAACTAAAATTATCACAGGTAAATATCTCAACAGCAATATCAAGGCCTAATTGTTACTTATAACTACAAGAGCAACTTTTATCAAAAACTGAGAggcattgaattttttttttggtaatgatgTTAGGTGTTTTCCTGAAGGCATTGAcaggatttttaaaaaaaaaataactataaaacccAAACTATATCATAGAACAAGGCAACGTTTCAAACTTATTTCatataaagaaattattataaagtgTGACAAAATATAGAGAGCAACCTGTTATATTAtagagtgtatatatatatatatatatatatatagacacagagagagagagagagagagagagagagagagagagagagagagatttgggacaatattttacaaaattttgaaacttgggaCTAAATTGGAAATGGTATAAACCCCAAGGACCTAATCAGATCATTTTACAAAGGATTGGAGTGTTACCTTTGAAAATTCACGCACCAAATTGGAAAATGGAATAAATTTTAAAAGCCAAAAATGAGTTCAACTAATAGTCTTGACCTTGTCCACATGTTATtagcttgtttctttttaattttgaaataccAGAAAATTCTTCTGTTTGTAATATGGTTAGATTatctttggccaaaaaaaaaaagaaaaagaaaaggtatagGTTGTTGTTAAGGTTACTGTCTGTCATTATACAATCATAGAATTCAACATTCATTCAGTTTGGTTTTTTTAGATTCAAGAACTAAATATTATCTGTGTCAAACACATTTCATTCCATGTATAAATGTAATCTAAATAGTTCCTGGAACCACAACAGCCTAAGGAGGATCTTTAAATACTAAGTTCCTGTTACATATACAAGCCTGCAAAATGACAGGCATATACAAAGCCAGGCCCTCATTTACAAATATGATAAAACTGAGTTTGGAGACATTATTTCACATGTGACCTAAAAAGAGTATATACCAAATTTGTCTATCCCAAGCTACAATGAAAGCTGTTTTTGAATTTATGGCTGCCCTTTGCGTTCAAATGGCCCCAGCTGATCAAACCCTGCCCTCTAGTCTGTTAAAAAGGAATCAAGAGTTAAGAGCATtcataaaaagcaaaaaacaatcaaagaaaGCAAGATAGATATTGTATAACTTAATTACCACACACAGTTGCAACTGTGGTAAATATGCAAGACATAAAACCATCATCAAGTAGGTCCTACAAACAGAACTGTTTCAGGTTTGGAAACTTTTGGAGTGAAGAATGTGCAATGTGCTTATGTACATCGACTCCATAGTGCCAATTTGTTTTGTTAGAGGTATTTTTTGCACTCCATCGGCCACATTTTAGATGCATCACATGCATGGTATAAGATGGACCAAAGGTATCTCATT
The Quercus lobata isolate SW786 chromosome 10, ValleyOak3.0 Primary Assembly, whole genome shotgun sequence DNA segment above includes these coding regions:
- the LOC115964726 gene encoding NADP-dependent alkenal double bond reductase P2-like, whose translation is MTAYVGFYELCSPKKGEYVFVSSAFGAVGQLVGQLAKLMGCYVVGSAGSKEKVDILKSKFGFDEAFNYKEEHDLDAALKRCFPEGIDRIFKKKITIKPKLYHRTRQRFKLISYKEIIIKCDKI